Proteins encoded by one window of Candidatus Eisenbacteria bacterium:
- the nuoK gene encoding NADH-quinone oxidoreductase subunit NuoK, whose protein sequence is MNLPAAVPMSWYLILSAVVFTIGIIGVLVRRNALVIFMSIELMLNAANLAFVTFSHYLNSLDGQIFVFFVMTVAAAEVAIGLAIIVNVYRLKETVYVDEINLLKG, encoded by the coding sequence ATGAACCTGCCGGCGGCCGTACCGATGTCCTGGTACCTCATCCTCAGCGCGGTGGTGTTCACGATCGGCATCATCGGCGTGCTGGTGAGGCGCAATGCGCTCGTCATCTTCATGTCGATCGAGCTGATGCTGAACGCCGCGAACCTCGCGTTCGTCACGTTCTCGCACTATCTGAATTCGCTCGACGGACAGATCTTCGTGTTCTTCGTCATGACGGTCGCCGCCGCCGAGGTAGCGATCGGACTCGCGATCATCGTCAACGTCTACCGGTTGAAAGAGACCGTGTACGTCGACGAGATCAACCTGCTCAAGGGATAG
- the nuoL gene encoding NADH-quinone oxidoreductase subunit L, which produces MSLPLLWIIPALPLAAVLLSLLIGDRLGKRGTTLLACGAVGAAFAFAVRAVLQLAALPPAERVLNELAYTWMRVGDFHVDVAFMLDPLSSVMVLVVTGVGFLIHVYATGYMAHDHSFRRFFMYLNLFMFAMLTLVLADNFLLMFVGWEGVGLCSYLLIGFWYDRPAAAQAGKKAFIVNRIGDFGVILGMLFVFTHTGSLQYEQVFKAAPLVFALGSTIITTATLLLFLGATGKSAQLPLYTWLPDAMEGPTPVSALIHAATMVTAGVYLVARSHVLFELAPATLEVVAVIGAATALFAATIGLVQNDIKRVLAYSTVSQLGYMFFACGVGAFGAGIFHVMTHAFFKALLFMGAGSVIHALHNEQDLRKMGGLASKLPWTHGVMLVATIAIAGIPPFAGFFSKDEILHHAFASGHYGVWLAGLVGAALTAFYMFRLYILTFRGKSRLSHEAEHHLHESPPSMIAPLVVLAALSVVGGWIGLPMQQGGHALERWLAPSLETHASAAHDMAGMTHGAAGASHDMAGMAHSAAGATHHEVSRGTEWLLIVLSVGVALFGIALAFRMYLQSPGLGTTVRQRLGGIHRMLLEKYWVDELYDATVVRPTMAISNLFWKLVDSKLVDGLVNGVAFTVESTSAVLRLFQTGFVGTYALFTALGVAALILHFLRG; this is translated from the coding sequence ATGAGCCTGCCGCTGCTCTGGATCATTCCGGCGCTGCCGCTGGCCGCGGTGCTGCTGAGCCTGTTGATCGGTGACCGCCTCGGCAAGCGCGGCACCACGCTGCTCGCCTGCGGCGCCGTCGGAGCAGCGTTCGCCTTCGCCGTGCGCGCGGTGCTTCAGCTCGCGGCGCTGCCTCCGGCCGAGCGGGTGCTGAACGAACTGGCTTACACCTGGATGCGGGTCGGCGACTTCCACGTCGACGTCGCGTTCATGCTGGATCCGCTCTCGAGCGTGATGGTGCTGGTGGTGACCGGCGTCGGCTTCCTGATCCACGTCTACGCGACCGGCTACATGGCGCACGACCATTCGTTCCGCCGCTTCTTCATGTATCTGAACCTGTTCATGTTCGCGATGCTCACGCTGGTGCTCGCCGACAACTTCCTGCTGATGTTCGTGGGCTGGGAGGGAGTCGGGCTGTGCTCGTACCTGCTGATCGGCTTCTGGTACGACCGCCCGGCCGCCGCACAGGCCGGCAAGAAGGCCTTCATCGTCAATCGCATCGGCGATTTCGGCGTGATCCTCGGCATGTTGTTCGTGTTCACGCACACTGGCAGCCTGCAGTACGAGCAGGTGTTCAAGGCGGCGCCGCTGGTGTTCGCACTCGGCTCGACGATCATCACCACCGCGACGCTGCTGCTGTTCCTCGGCGCCACCGGCAAGAGTGCGCAGTTGCCGCTCTACACCTGGCTGCCCGACGCGATGGAAGGCCCGACGCCGGTCTCGGCGCTCATTCACGCCGCCACCATGGTGACCGCCGGCGTCTACCTGGTCGCTCGCAGCCACGTGTTGTTCGAGCTGGCGCCGGCAACGCTCGAAGTGGTGGCGGTGATCGGCGCGGCCACCGCGCTCTTCGCGGCGACCATCGGCCTGGTGCAGAACGACATCAAGCGAGTGCTCGCGTATTCGACCGTGAGCCAGCTCGGTTACATGTTCTTCGCCTGCGGCGTCGGCGCATTCGGCGCCGGCATCTTCCACGTCATGACGCACGCGTTCTTCAAGGCGCTGCTGTTCATGGGCGCGGGCTCGGTGATCCACGCGCTCCACAACGAGCAGGACCTTCGCAAGATGGGCGGGCTCGCCTCGAAGCTGCCGTGGACTCACGGCGTGATGCTGGTCGCCACCATCGCGATCGCGGGCATCCCGCCGTTCGCGGGCTTCTTCAGCAAGGACGAGATCCTCCATCACGCGTTCGCCTCGGGGCACTATGGCGTGTGGCTCGCGGGCCTCGTGGGCGCGGCGCTCACCGCGTTCTACATGTTCCGGCTCTACATCCTCACGTTCCGCGGCAAGTCGCGGCTCTCGCACGAGGCCGAGCATCACCTGCACGAGTCGCCGCCTTCGATGATCGCACCGCTGGTGGTGCTCGCGGCGCTCTCGGTGGTCGGCGGCTGGATCGGGCTTCCCATGCAGCAGGGCGGCCACGCACTCGAACGGTGGCTCGCACCCTCGCTCGAGACGCACGCGTCCGCGGCACATGACATGGCGGGAATGACCCATGGCGCCGCCGGGGCTTCGCACGACATGGCAGGCATGGCGCACTCCGCCGCGGGGGCCACCCATCACGAGGTCAGTCGCGGAACCGAGTGGCTCCTGATCGTGCTGTCGGTCGGGGTGGCGCTGTTCGGCATCGCACTGGCGTTTCGCATGTACCTGCAGTCGCCGGGACTCGGAACCACGGTGCGCCAGCGGCTCGGCGGCATCCACCGCATGCTGCTCGAGAAGTACTGGGTGGACGAGCTCTACGACGCCACGGTGGTGCGCCCCACGATGGCGATCTCGAACCTGTTCTGGAAGCTCGTCGATTCGAAGCTGGTGGACGGCCTCGTCAATGGCGTCGCGTTCACGGTCGAGAGCACCTCGGCGGTCCTGCGGCTGTTCCAGACCGGATTCGTCGGCACTTACGCGCTATTCACCGCACTCGGTGTGGCGGCGCTCATCCTGCATTTCCTGAGGGGCTGA